From the genome of Asterias amurensis chromosome 17, ASM3211899v1, one region includes:
- the LOC139950064 gene encoding uncharacterized protein, whose product MASNITVQSVLAEISQDHLECPICSGRFKQPKLLVCSHSFCLECLQQLRQTSPVTTRLSCPVCRQETLINENGIDDLKTNLTVLSLIEAIETKETRLKQQQQKQVPSLEFVSKCSKHTGKDLIMYCETCKKLICTTCIAKDHKMHPAIELNEASDISKQHATELLAEVRQRIRTYNIAIQKIDMSRKKLDSMFAATKEKISKKADEEIAKVATRIREEKQKLMQEAEQIYKDRVKTMQTARATNSNEINKAEHKQDEVNQLMDQRIKIVHHIEQLLQDLKEYREKKATKVPDGLTYMDFKEDQNSLGRLVLKDEQQVESATSAQARKPTFQFMKHLKKDKWTLKTEINKYKNMNQQMVEIRAEDVAAYSNSDIVALDQYTRSLITIPAESNPQSTVNPQELTIQGLTTPSRVTVNKNDELIVLDNETVKIFSFAKNNLHQPGPLINSHRSFILQLMGGLKSTNS is encoded by the coding sequence ATGGCATCCAATATAACAGTTCAATCAGTGCTAGCAGAGATAAGTCAAGATCATCTTGAATGCCCAATTTGCAGTGGACGCTTCAAGCAACCCAAACTACTGGTGTGTTCTCATTCATTTTGTCTTGAATGCCTTCAACAACTCAGACAGACTAGTCCAGTTACTACAAGGCTTTCATGTCCAGTGTGTAGACAGGAAACTCTAATAAATGAGAATGGCATTGATGATCTCAAAACAAACTTAACAGTCCTTTCATTGATAGAAGCTATTGAAACAAAGGAAACCCGACTGAAACAGcagcaacaaaaacaagtaCCCAGTCTGGAGTTTGTTTCCAAGTGTAGCAAGCATACTGGCAAGGATCTTATCATGTATTGTGAAACCTGCAAGAAACTGATATGTACAACTTGCATTGCTAAAGACCACAAAATGCACCCTGCAATAGAACTAAATGAAGCTTCAGACATTAGTAAACAACATGCCACAGAACTTCTAGCAGAAGTAAGACAGAGAATCAGAACCTACAACATTGCCATTCAAAAAATAGACATGTCCCGTAAGAAACTAGACTCCATGTTTGCTGCAACAAAAGAGAAAATCTCCAAGAAGGCTGATGAGGAGATTGCCAAGGTGGCTACCAGGATCAGAGAGGAGAAGCAGAAACTGATGCAAGAGGCAGAACAGATTTATAAAGACAGAGTCAAGACAATGCAAACTGCACGAGCTACAAACAGCAACGAGATAAACAAAGCAGAGCACAAGCAGGATGAAGTAAATCAACTCATGGATCAACGGATCAAGATTGTACATCACATAGAACAACTCTTACAAGACCTCAAAGAATACAGAGAGAAGAAAGCAACAAAAGTACCTGATGGGTTGACTTATATGGACTTTAAAGAAGACCAGAATTCACTAGGGAGACTGGTACTGAAAGATGAACAACAGGTAGAATCAGCAACTTCTGCTCAGGCTAGAAAGCCAACATTTCAATTCATGAAACACTTAAAAAAAGATAAATGgacattaaaaacagaaataaataaatacaagaacATGAATCAACAGATGGTGGAGATTCGTGCAGAGGATGTTGCTGCATACTCTAATAGTGATATTGTTGCTCTAGATCAATACACACGTAGCTTGATTACAATACCAGCAGAGAGCAATCCTCAATCTACTGTCAATCCACAAGAACTTACAATCCAAGGTCTTACCACACCAAGCAGAGTGACTGTAAATAAGAATGATGAGCTCATTGTTCTAGATAATGAAACAGTCAAGATCTTCAGCTTTGCTAAGAACAACTTGCATCAACCTGGCCCACTAATCAACAGTCACAGGTCATTCATTCTACAACTTATGGGGGGCTTAAAGTCAACAAACAGTTAG